Proteins encoded within one genomic window of Candidatus Syntrophocurvum alkaliphilum:
- a CDS encoding Stp1/IreP family PP2C-type Ser/Thr phosphatase yields MDFIGMSDIGLMRKKNEDSYLINEDIGLFIVCDGMGGHKSGDIASDLAVKEINNYVIENNVLDEPSKILLESIQKANYLIWHESKTNPECYEMGTTVTAAIIHNNKLIAANVGDSCLYIIRNNNLIKVTKDHTLAEQMLSKGLLSADEINSNAYNHVLTRALGIDKQVVVDLFFEEIYSNDFIILCSDGLTDLIPDAEILEFIMDNYNNSLETIAKELIELAIYRGGSDNITIILIRI; encoded by the coding sequence ATGGATTTTATTGGAATGTCGGATATAGGTTTAATGCGTAAAAAAAATGAAGATAGTTATTTAATTAATGAAGATATTGGTCTATTTATTGTGTGTGATGGAATGGGCGGTCATAAAAGTGGTGATATAGCTTCTGACCTTGCGGTTAAAGAGATAAATAATTATGTTATAGAAAATAATGTTTTAGATGAACCATCAAAGATTTTATTAGAATCAATTCAAAAAGCAAACTATCTTATATGGCATGAGAGTAAAACAAATCCCGAGTGCTATGAAATGGGTACTACAGTAACAGCTGCTATTATACATAATAACAAACTTATTGCTGCGAATGTAGGTGACAGTTGTTTATACATAATTCGTAATAACAATTTAATTAAGGTCACAAAAGATCATACTTTAGCTGAACAAATGCTATCTAAGGGGTTGCTTAGTGCAGATGAAATAAATTCTAATGCCTATAACCATGTACTAACTAGAGCTTTAGGAATAGACAAGCAGGTTGTTGTTGATCTGTTTTTTGAAGAGATTTATTCAAATGATTTTATAATATTGTGTAGTGATGGTCTAACTGACTTAATACCTGATGCAGAAATACTTGAATTTATAATGGATAATTATAACAATTCTTTAGAAACTATAGCTAAAGAATTAATTGAATTAGCAATTTATAGGGGTGGCAGTGATAATATTACTATAATCCTTATACGCATTTAA
- the rlmN gene encoding 23S rRNA (adenine(2503)-C(2))-methyltransferase RlmN — protein MNEKTELLGMNNDEIEEYLSSIGEPKYRGRQIYKWIYQKNISSFYNMSDIPKNLRVKLDENANISIPRFLKQRVSQDGTRKFLLEMIDKKRIETVVIPQSLEKNTKYSLCISTQVGCPIGCSFCATGTSGFQRNLKSYEIVGQILSSRRELSKRLKNFNSEMITNVVYMGMGEPFLNYDEVIKSIHLLIDYKGINIGQRNITISTAGEVNGINKLAKEALQVTLAISLHASNNHLRNRLIPLNKKYPIEELFKAVDNYIKKTNRRVTFEYIMLDEINTSRTDATNLIKLVKPLLANVNLIPYNEIQGIEFKKPSESKVAQFYEWLEKGGINVVVRGERGSDIEAACGQLSSRKER, from the coding sequence GTGAATGAAAAAACTGAGCTTTTAGGTATGAATAATGATGAAATTGAAGAATATTTATCTTCGATTGGTGAGCCAAAGTATAGAGGTAGGCAAATATATAAATGGATTTATCAAAAAAATATAAGTTCATTTTATAATATGTCTGATATACCAAAAAACTTGCGAGTTAAATTAGATGAAAATGCAAATATATCAATTCCTAGATTTCTAAAACAGCGTGTATCACAAGATGGGACTAGGAAATTTCTTTTGGAAATGATTGATAAAAAAAGAATAGAAACAGTTGTAATTCCTCAATCTTTAGAAAAAAACACAAAATACTCACTTTGTATATCAACTCAAGTAGGGTGCCCTATTGGTTGTTCATTTTGTGCTACTGGGACTTCTGGATTTCAAAGAAACTTAAAATCTTATGAAATCGTGGGGCAAATTTTATCTTCACGTAGAGAGTTGTCTAAAAGATTAAAGAATTTTAATTCAGAAATGATAACGAATGTTGTTTATATGGGGATGGGTGAACCTTTTTTAAACTATGATGAAGTGATAAAATCTATTCACCTATTGATTGATTATAAGGGAATTAATATTGGGCAAAGAAATATAACCATATCAACTGCAGGAGAAGTAAATGGTATAAATAAATTAGCAAAAGAAGCTTTGCAAGTTACACTTGCTATATCCCTACATGCTTCTAACAATCATTTGCGAAACAGATTAATTCCTTTAAATAAAAAATATCCTATTGAAGAATTATTTAAAGCAGTAGATAATTATATAAAAAAAACAAATCGTCGTGTTACTTTTGAGTATATAATGCTAGATGAAATAAATACAAGCAGAACAGATGCAACTAACTTAATAAAATTAGTTAAACCTCTATTGGCTAATGTTAATTTAATTCCTTATAATGAAATACAAGGTATAGAGTTTAAAAAACCATCAGAAAGTAAAGTTGCACAATTTTATGAATGGTTAGAAAAAGGTGGGATAAATGTAGTTGTTCGAGGAGAAAGAGGCTCTGATATAGAAGCAGCTTGTGGACAATTAAGCTCAAGAAAAGAACGTTAA
- the rsmB gene encoding 16S rRNA (cytosine(967)-C(5))-methyltransferase RsmB, protein MNKKKQSEFSKSVRNIALEVVYEVLEKDAYTNIYLDKVLKDKNFPQSDKSLVTELVNGTVRMHKHLDWVLNLFLKAKINKQNPWFRNILRISVYQIIFMDKIPDYAVVDNAVKLTKKKTPGLTSVCNAVLRNILRNRGKLTYPLEKDEIKFLSTFYSHPEWIVELFIDEFGFENTIDILKYNNKPGTIVARNNCLKTTREKLVQELNNENFSAQISDVHPSAIKISKLKKPLNQSIIFNKGWFYVQNEASMLAGLILSPKKEDIIYDLCCGVGGKSTHIAELMGNIGLIYAYDIYEHKLKLLRKNCKRLDISIVKEYCQDIFKIDEANKADKILLDAPCSGLGVLNRRADSRWRKSIEEIKELNKLQKNLLNKASKLVKPGGVLVYSTCTINKSENECIVEDLIRNNEYYLEGFEENISFFPLDKTDRKASEKGMLTIIPGKYQTDGMFYARIRRRSV, encoded by the coding sequence ATGAATAAAAAAAAACAATCTGAGTTTAGTAAAAGTGTAAGAAATATAGCTTTAGAGGTTGTTTATGAGGTGTTAGAAAAAGATGCTTATACAAATATTTATCTTGATAAAGTACTAAAGGATAAGAATTTTCCTCAGAGTGATAAAAGCCTTGTAACTGAGTTAGTTAATGGTACTGTACGTATGCATAAGCACCTAGATTGGGTGCTTAATCTTTTTTTAAAAGCAAAAATAAACAAACAAAATCCATGGTTTCGCAATATTTTAAGAATATCTGTATATCAAATTATTTTTATGGATAAAATTCCTGATTATGCAGTAGTTGATAATGCAGTAAAATTAACTAAAAAAAAGACACCTGGATTAACAAGTGTTTGTAATGCTGTATTACGTAATATATTACGTAACAGAGGAAAGCTAACTTATCCATTAGAAAAAGATGAAATAAAATTTTTATCTACTTTTTATTCTCATCCTGAATGGATAGTAGAATTATTTATAGACGAATTTGGTTTTGAAAACACAATTGATATTTTAAAATATAATAATAAGCCGGGTACAATAGTAGCTAGAAACAACTGTTTAAAAACAACTAGAGAAAAATTAGTTCAGGAATTAAACAATGAAAATTTTTCTGCCCAAATTAGTGATGTCCATCCAAGTGCAATAAAGATCTCAAAACTAAAAAAACCACTAAATCAGTCAATCATATTTAATAAAGGTTGGTTTTATGTGCAAAATGAAGCATCTATGCTAGCTGGTTTAATATTGAGTCCTAAGAAGGAAGACATAATTTATGATCTTTGTTGTGGGGTTGGAGGAAAAAGCACACATATTGCTGAATTAATGGGGAATATAGGTCTAATATATGCTTATGACATTTATGAACATAAGCTTAAATTACTAAGAAAGAACTGTAAGCGCCTTGATATTTCAATAGTAAAAGAGTATTGTCAAGATATTTTCAAAATAGATGAAGCAAATAAAGCTGATAAAATTTTATTAGATGCACCTTGTTCTGGCTTAGGGGTATTGAATAGAAGAGCTGATTCAAGATGGCGCAAATCTATAGAAGAAATAAAAGAACTAAACAAATTACAAAAAAATCTATTAAACAAAGCTAGTAAATTAGTAAAACCCGGTGGTGTATTAGTATATTCAACGTGTACCATAAACAAATCAGAAAATGAATGTATTGTTGAAGATCTGATAAGAAACAACGAATATTATTTAGAGGGTTTTGAGGAAAATATAAGTTTTTTTCCGTTAGATAAAACAGATAGGAAGGCATCTGAAAAAGGTATGCTAACCATAATTCCAGGTAAATATCAAACAGATGGAATGTTTTATGCTCGCATTAGGAGGAGATCAGTATAG
- a CDS encoding zinc metallopeptidase, which produces MYFLLIMLPFLALSIYAQFKVKSTFKKYSDVRSSKGTTGVDVASTLLRRNGMTNKVGIEPTPGSLTDHYDPSTYKVRLSETVYGENSIAAIGVAAHEVGHAIQHNEQYGPLELRHKIVPVTNFASSASFPILLVGILMQSFDLIFIGIILFAAVVLFHVVTLPVELNASRRAVVQLSEAGLVAHDEVPMVKKVLGAAALTYLAATLMAVANLLYYIMIFMGSND; this is translated from the coding sequence ATGTACTTTTTGTTAATAATGTTGCCATTTTTAGCATTATCAATTTATGCTCAATTTAAAGTAAAATCAACTTTTAAAAAATATTCAGATGTACGCTCTTCTAAAGGAACAACTGGTGTAGATGTAGCATCTACATTACTTAGAAGAAATGGCATGACTAATAAGGTTGGAATAGAACCAACTCCAGGAAGCCTTACAGATCATTATGATCCATCAACTTATAAAGTGAGGCTATCTGAAACTGTATATGGTGAAAACTCAATTGCAGCAATTGGTGTTGCAGCTCATGAAGTAGGGCATGCTATACAGCACAATGAGCAATATGGCCCTCTAGAATTACGCCATAAGATTGTACCAGTTACAAATTTTGCATCATCAGCTTCTTTTCCAATATTATTAGTTGGTATACTAATGCAAAGTTTTGACTTAATATTTATAGGAATTATTCTTTTTGCAGCTGTAGTTTTATTTCATGTTGTAACATTACCAGTAGAATTAAATGCATCCAGAAGAGCAGTAGTACAATTGTCGGAAGCAGGTTTAGTAGCTCATGATGAAGTGCCAATGGTCAAAAAAGTATTAGGAGCAGCCGCGTTAACATACTTAGCCGCAACCTTGATGGCAGTTGCAAATTTACTTTATTATATAATGATATTTATGGGAAGTAATGACTAG
- a CDS encoding DUF116 domain-containing protein, with protein sequence MLDKKRTYIGLLILSLIFILLSFTLIWFLLNNKDVFFGQIFIIALAIIATIAFLILGLGTLAIIFMIIRSKTIPSLENITQKANDLLFPLTIMVGKLVGIPKERILRSFIAVNNYLIKSKHLNLKNNKIMILAPHCLQHADCPYKITIDVFNCKQCGKCTIGDLITFAHTYNVMLVVASGGTLARKFIKDKRPQGVIAIACERDLSLGIQDTSSIPVIGVLNSRPNGPCYNTKVSLDDIEKALKIIKEDDIKCTFC encoded by the coding sequence ATGTTAGATAAAAAACGAACTTATATTGGATTGTTAATTTTAAGCCTCATTTTTATACTTTTGAGTTTTACACTAATATGGTTTTTATTAAATAATAAAGACGTTTTTTTTGGACAGATATTCATAATAGCTTTAGCAATAATAGCTACTATTGCCTTTTTAATTCTAGGATTAGGTACATTAGCAATAATATTTATGATTATTAGATCTAAAACAATACCATCATTAGAAAATATAACTCAAAAGGCAAATGATTTATTATTTCCATTAACAATAATGGTAGGTAAGTTAGTTGGCATACCCAAAGAAAGAATTCTTAGATCTTTTATAGCTGTAAATAACTATTTAATAAAATCAAAACATCTTAATCTAAAAAACAATAAAATTATGATTTTAGCTCCCCATTGTTTACAACATGCAGATTGTCCTTATAAAATAACTATAGATGTATTTAATTGTAAACAATGTGGTAAATGTACTATTGGTGATTTAATAACATTTGCGCATACTTATAATGTTATGTTAGTAGTTGCATCAGGAGGTACATTAGCTAGAAAATTTATTAAAGACAAAAGGCCACAAGGAGTTATTGCAATAGCATGTGAAAGAGATCTTTCTTTAGGAATACAGGATACTAGTTCTATACCAGTTATAGGAGTATTAAATAGTAGGCCAAACGGACCTTGCTATAATACTAAAGTTAGCTTAGATGATATCGAAAAAGCACTAAAAATTATAAAGGAGGATGATATTAAATGTACTTTTTGTTAA
- the fmt gene encoding methionyl-tRNA formyltransferase, translating into MKIVFMGTSNFAVPSLEKLIKSDHDIVAIVTQPDRPRGRGKKLEPTPVKSTALLYNLPVLQPERIKQVEAIESVKNYQPDLIVVVAYGQIIPIDLLEYPKLGCINVHASLLPKYRGAAPIQRAIMAGEKTTGITTMFMDEGLDTGDIIMQLPVTIEPTMDYGELEQVMAKQGAKLLIDTIANLASGSLPRRKQDESKSTYAKMLTKEEEKIQWSNNALDIINKIRALSPTPGAYTSYKGTKIKVFKALEKNKNKNGVIGEVLEITENGFIVQCQDGTIEVIEVQKEGKKRISSKEFLRGFKLHSGDVLGD; encoded by the coding sequence TTGAAAATTGTTTTTATGGGAACATCAAACTTTGCTGTTCCTTCATTAGAAAAACTAATTAAATCTGATCATGATATAGTAGCTATTGTAACCCAGCCAGATCGCCCTAGGGGTCGAGGAAAAAAATTAGAACCAACTCCAGTAAAAAGTACAGCTTTATTATATAATTTACCTGTGTTACAACCAGAGAGAATTAAACAGGTTGAAGCTATAGAAAGTGTTAAAAACTATCAGCCAGATTTAATTGTTGTAGTAGCTTATGGACAAATAATACCTATTGACTTACTTGAATATCCTAAATTAGGGTGTATAAATGTGCATGCTTCTTTATTACCTAAATATAGAGGTGCAGCGCCAATACAAAGAGCAATAATGGCAGGTGAGAAAACAACTGGCATTACTACGATGTTTATGGATGAAGGTTTAGATACAGGTGATATAATAATGCAACTACCTGTTACTATAGAACCAACAATGGACTATGGCGAACTTGAACAAGTGATGGCAAAACAAGGGGCAAAACTTCTCATAGATACTATTGCTAACCTTGCTAGTGGGTCATTACCTCGTCGAAAGCAAGATGAATCAAAATCTACATATGCCAAAATGCTTACTAAAGAAGAAGAAAAAATACAATGGTCTAATAATGCTTTAGATATTATAAATAAAATTAGAGCGTTAAGCCCCACACCAGGTGCATATACATCTTATAAAGGTACAAAAATAAAAGTATTTAAAGCATTAGAAAAAAATAAAAATAAGAATGGGGTGATAGGAGAGGTATTAGAAATAACAGAAAATGGTTTTATAGTACAATGTCAAGATGGTACTATTGAGGTAATAGAGGTGCAAAAAGAAGGGAAAAAAAGAATTTCTAGTAAGGAATTCTTAAGAGGATTCAAATTACATTCAGGTGATGTGTTAGGGGATTAG
- the def gene encoding peptide deformylase codes for MAVYKVVKLPEEILRTKSIPVKNINSGVIRLLDNMRDTMYAFDGVGVAAPQIGISKRIIVIDPGENYIELINPEVIEQEGEQYGVEGCLSVPGVTGVVKRAKNVVVRGLNREGNEVQIEADEMLARVLQHEIDHLDGILFIDKAQDIKREKQ; via the coding sequence TTGGCAGTTTACAAAGTAGTCAAATTACCTGAAGAAATACTTAGAACAAAATCCATACCAGTAAAAAATATAAATTCAGGTGTTATAAGACTTTTAGATAATATGCGTGATACAATGTATGCTTTTGATGGTGTTGGAGTTGCAGCTCCCCAAATTGGAATTTCAAAACGAATCATAGTAATAGATCCTGGTGAAAATTATATTGAATTAATAAATCCAGAAGTTATTGAACAAGAAGGTGAACAATATGGAGTAGAAGGTTGCTTAAGTGTACCTGGAGTAACTGGTGTTGTAAAAAGAGCAAAGAATGTAGTTGTTAGAGGTTTAAATAGAGAAGGTAATGAAGTGCAGATAGAAGCTGATGAAATGCTTGCTAGAGTACTTCAGCATGAGATAGATCATTTAGATGGTATATTGTTTATTGATAAAGCACAGGACATTAAGCGAGAAAAACAATAA
- the priA gene encoding replication restart helicase PriA, whose protein sequence is MDTYAKILLKLPYRLDHPYIYSIPEKINEVNLTGKRALVEFGNQKIEGIIVETFKSLSKSLEFKNIKPIIKVLDIDPVITPELLNLTYWMSDKYNCSFYRVVNTMIPKLLSSKRNNVIIPLISESELDLNTFETSVQIFLKELLSKGEVSINYARKHLSTYQLNALISRGLINFSTTYKTTKWQRQGYIYEISEFDYEDLDVLRKKAYRQAEAMEIIYKNKSIKKEKLEKLIPRNSIKSLLQKGYIRLTKQQNTVKNPNIKLTTEQTNAIEHINKYINQKTFIEFLVYGITGSGKTEIYIQSAQKAINDGLGVIVLVPEIALTRHLVESFSTRIAKMAVVHSQMSDGERYDEWQRIKNGEVDLVLGTRSAIFAPIPKLGLIIVDEEQETSYKQEETPKYHAREVARKRAEMSNSILILGSATPSIETFYKAIKGDTKLLTLNKRVKGANLPTISVVDLKKSREKGYTIFSDYLEEKIKHVLYKGEQVILFLNRRGYSPYVICTNCGKVTNCPNCSVSITYHLKDDKYICHYCNYQISPGITCSNCGLQKINYTGLGTQKIEEEALKLFPNASIQRLDIDISKRKGIQEEIINNMKKKQIDILIGTQMVAKGFDFPNVSLVGIINADTMLNIPDFRAAERCVQLILQAAGRAGRANVSGEVIIQTFDTSNKIIEIFANQDYFEFYTEEIKMRNLLEYPPFTNILRIVVTGLNSEIVKEKVDYIKNYLEEIIDASEENITILGPAPCPLYKLKNKYRYQIIIKSPNEPFLNSIVKNLSYDLPSDNEKIEIDINPLIFM, encoded by the coding sequence ATGGATACTTATGCTAAAATCTTATTAAAATTACCATATAGATTGGATCATCCCTATATATATAGTATTCCAGAAAAAATAAATGAGGTTAATTTAACTGGAAAAAGGGCATTGGTAGAATTTGGAAACCAAAAAATTGAAGGAATAATAGTAGAAACTTTTAAGTCATTAAGTAAATCATTAGAATTTAAAAATATAAAACCTATAATTAAAGTATTAGATATTGACCCAGTAATTACTCCTGAGTTATTAAATCTTACGTATTGGATGTCAGATAAGTATAACTGTTCATTTTATAGGGTTGTTAATACAATGATTCCTAAGCTTCTAAGTAGTAAGCGTAATAATGTTATAATTCCTTTAATAAGTGAGAGTGAATTAGATTTAAATACATTTGAGACTTCAGTACAAATTTTTTTAAAAGAATTATTATCTAAAGGTGAAGTATCAATAAATTATGCCAGAAAACACTTATCAACATATCAATTAAATGCTCTTATATCTCGAGGCTTAATAAATTTTTCTACTACTTATAAAACTACTAAATGGCAAAGACAAGGATATATATATGAAATAAGTGAGTTTGATTATGAAGACCTAGATGTTTTAAGAAAAAAAGCATATCGACAGGCAGAAGCCATGGAAATTATTTATAAGAACAAGTCTATAAAAAAAGAAAAATTAGAAAAACTAATTCCTAGAAATAGTATTAAATCATTATTACAAAAAGGATATATACGCCTTACTAAACAGCAAAACACTGTGAAAAATCCTAATATAAAATTAACAACTGAACAAACCAATGCTATAGAACATATTAATAAATATATTAACCAAAAAACCTTTATAGAATTTTTGGTATATGGTATTACTGGTAGTGGAAAAACAGAAATTTACATTCAGTCTGCTCAAAAAGCAATTAATGATGGTTTAGGAGTTATTGTATTAGTACCAGAAATAGCTTTAACGCGTCATTTAGTTGAAAGTTTTAGCACAAGGATAGCTAAAATGGCTGTAGTACATAGTCAAATGTCTGATGGTGAAAGATATGATGAATGGCAAAGAATTAAAAATGGTGAAGTAGACTTGGTTTTGGGTACTCGTTCAGCTATTTTTGCACCAATACCTAAACTAGGACTAATAATAGTAGATGAAGAGCAGGAAACGAGTTACAAACAAGAAGAAACTCCTAAGTATCATGCTCGTGAGGTTGCTCGTAAACGTGCAGAAATGTCAAATAGTATTTTAATTCTGGGTAGTGCTACACCGTCTATAGAAACTTTTTATAAAGCAATTAAAGGTGATACTAAACTTTTAACACTAAATAAGCGAGTTAAAGGAGCTAATTTACCTACAATTAGCGTAGTTGATCTTAAAAAATCTAGAGAAAAAGGGTACACTATCTTTAGTGATTATTTGGAAGAAAAAATTAAACATGTTTTATATAAAGGTGAACAGGTTATATTGTTTTTAAATCGCAGAGGTTATTCCCCATATGTCATTTGTACAAATTGTGGAAAAGTTACAAATTGTCCAAATTGCTCTGTAAGCATTACATATCACCTTAAAGACGACAAATATATATGTCATTATTGTAACTATCAAATTTCACCAGGGATTACTTGTAGTAATTGTGGGTTGCAAAAAATTAACTATACAGGTTTAGGTACTCAAAAAATAGAGGAAGAGGCGTTAAAACTTTTTCCTAATGCAAGTATTCAAAGACTAGATATTGATATAAGTAAAAGAAAAGGTATACAAGAAGAAATAATTAACAATATGAAAAAAAAGCAAATTGATATATTAATTGGTACTCAGATGGTAGCAAAGGGATTTGATTTTCCAAATGTATCACTTGTGGGTATAATAAATGCAGATACTATGCTTAACATACCTGATTTTAGAGCCGCTGAGAGATGTGTGCAATTAATTTTACAAGCTGCTGGTAGAGCTGGTAGAGCTAATGTTTCTGGTGAAGTTATAATTCAAACTTTTGACACTTCAAACAAAATTATTGAAATATTTGCCAATCAAGATTACTTTGAATTTTATACAGAAGAAATAAAAATGAGGAATCTCTTGGAATATCCACCATTTACTAATATATTACGTATAGTTGTAACAGGTTTAAATTCTGAAATTGTGAAGGAAAAAGTTGATTATATAAAAAATTATTTAGAAGAAATTATTGATGCTAGTGAGGAAAATATAACAATACTTGGTCCTGCACCTTGTCCACTCTATAAATTAAAAAACAAATACAGATATCAAATAATTATAAAGAGTCCTAATGAACCATTTTTAAATAGCATAGTCAAGAACTTATCATATGATTTACCAAGTGACAATGAAAAAATAGAAATTGATATAAATCCATTAATATTTATGTGA
- the metK gene encoding methionine adenosyltransferase: protein MKKRLFTSESVTEGHPDKMADQISDSILDNILEQDPYARVAAETIVSTGLVLVAGEITTNCYVDIPKLVRNTVKDIGYTRAKYGFDFETCAVLTSIDEQSSDIAMGVNKAYEARKGEMNDIQLEAIGAGDQGMMFGYATDETDELMPMPILLANKLSKRLSEVRKKGILTYLRPDGKTQVTVEYDEHKPIRIDTIVVSTQHHPDIDIKKIKADIIQHVVKPIIPEEMLDDNTRYYINPTGRFVIGGPQGDCGLTGRKIIVDTYGGMARHGGGAFSGKDPTKVDRSAAYAARYVAKNVVAANLAQKCEIQLAYAIGVAQPVSIRVDTFETNTISEDKIERIIREAFDLRPAAIIRDLNLRRPIYKRSAAYGHFGRIEDEGFTWENTDRANKLKELAGL from the coding sequence TTGAAAAAAAGGTTATTTACATCTGAATCTGTAACAGAAGGACATCCTGATAAAATGGCAGACCAAATATCAGACTCAATTTTAGATAACATACTAGAACAAGATCCTTATGCTAGAGTAGCAGCAGAAACTATAGTTTCTACAGGCTTAGTACTAGTAGCAGGTGAAATTACTACAAATTGTTATGTGGATATACCCAAATTAGTTCGTAACACTGTAAAAGATATTGGTTATACACGTGCTAAATATGGTTTCGATTTCGAAACTTGTGCAGTTCTTACTTCAATAGATGAACAATCTAGTGATATAGCTATGGGAGTAAATAAAGCATATGAAGCAAGAAAAGGTGAGATGAATGATATTCAGTTAGAAGCTATAGGTGCAGGAGATCAAGGGATGATGTTTGGATATGCTACAGATGAAACTGATGAACTTATGCCTATGCCTATCCTACTCGCAAATAAACTATCAAAAAGGTTATCTGAAGTTAGAAAAAAAGGGATATTAACGTATTTGCGTCCTGATGGTAAAACTCAAGTTACAGTTGAATATGATGAACATAAACCAATTAGAATTGATACGATAGTAGTTTCAACTCAACACCATCCTGATATTGATATAAAAAAAATAAAAGCTGATATCATACAACATGTGGTAAAGCCGATAATTCCTGAAGAAATGCTTGATGATAATACAAGATACTATATTAATCCAACAGGTAGATTTGTTATTGGTGGCCCCCAAGGTGATTGTGGATTAACAGGGCGAAAAATTATAGTTGATACTTATGGTGGAATGGCTAGACATGGAGGAGGAGCATTTTCAGGTAAGGATCCTACAAAAGTTGATCGCTCAGCAGCTTATGCAGCACGATATGTTGCCAAAAACGTGGTAGCAGCTAACTTAGCTCAAAAATGTGAAATACAGCTAGCATATGCTATAGGAGTAGCACAACCTGTATCAATAAGAGTTGATACTTTTGAAACAAATACTATATCAGAAGATAAAATAGAACGTATTATAAGAGAGGCATTTGATCTAAGACCTGCTGCTATTATAAGAGATTTAAATCTTAGAAGACCCATTTATAAACGATCTGCTGCATATGGACATTTTGGACGTATTGAAGATGAAGGTTTTACATGGGAAAATACTGATAGAGCAAATAAATTAAAAGAATTAGCAGGATTATAA